One Bradyrhizobium sp. ISRA464 genomic window carries:
- a CDS encoding substrate-binding domain-containing protein: protein MLSTVAFQAYGGLPVAPPLLFRDPSSCAAELDLSATRQGSSRRRSAHSKLKVGNFITFSGSPGIWGPSSTNSVLLAVAEINKRGGILGREIELSMYDAGGPIEEVARRAEAAILFDEVDLIMGSHISAVRVALRRVTRNRVPYVYTPVYEGGERTPGVMAIGETPRWQMRPAIHWLADVKKASRWYLIGSDYVWPWQSHRAVKSYIAESGGQVVGEEFVPLGEDHHEPHLARIRAAQPEVVLISLIGTDSITFNRAFAESGLAATTLRFAGAMDETVLLGIGADNTENLFCASGYFACVGSRANDDFMDLYRGMFGPHAPPIGSVGQSNYEGLRFLEAAAERAGTLAMEPLFAAARNVVYRGARGPVAIRNGRAEMPMYLAEADGLDFKLVKAI from the coding sequence GTGCTTTCGACGGTTGCTTTCCAGGCATATGGCGGTCTACCCGTCGCGCCGCCGCTGCTGTTCAGGGATCCGTCGTCATGCGCGGCCGAGCTCGACCTGTCGGCCACGAGGCAAGGCTCATCCCGACGCCGCAGCGCGCACAGCAAGCTCAAGGTCGGCAATTTCATCACCTTCTCCGGCTCGCCGGGAATCTGGGGCCCGAGCTCCACCAACAGCGTCCTGCTCGCGGTCGCCGAGATCAACAAGCGCGGCGGCATTCTCGGCCGCGAGATCGAACTGTCGATGTACGATGCCGGCGGCCCGATCGAGGAGGTGGCGCGCCGCGCAGAAGCTGCGATCCTCTTCGACGAGGTCGACCTGATCATGGGGTCGCATATCAGCGCGGTCCGTGTCGCCTTGCGCAGGGTCACCCGCAACCGCGTCCCCTATGTCTACACGCCGGTCTATGAGGGCGGCGAACGGACGCCGGGTGTGATGGCGATCGGCGAGACCCCGCGCTGGCAGATGCGGCCGGCGATTCATTGGCTCGCGGATGTCAAGAAGGCGTCGCGCTGGTACCTGATCGGCAGCGATTACGTCTGGCCCTGGCAGTCGCATCGCGCGGTGAAGTCCTATATCGCCGAATCCGGCGGCCAGGTCGTCGGCGAGGAATTCGTCCCGCTCGGCGAGGACCATCATGAGCCGCATCTGGCGCGCATCCGCGCGGCGCAGCCGGAAGTCGTGCTGATCTCGCTGATCGGCACCGACAGCATCACCTTCAACCGCGCCTTCGCCGAATCCGGGCTCGCTGCCACCACGCTCAGATTCGCCGGCGCGATGGACGAGACCGTGCTGCTCGGCATCGGCGCCGACAACACCGAGAACCTGTTCTGCGCCTCCGGCTATTTCGCCTGCGTCGGCTCGCGCGCCAATGACGACTTCATGGACCTCTATCGCGGGATGTTCGGCCCGCATGCGCCGCCGATCGGCTCGGTCGGCCAGTCCAATTACGAGGGCCTGCGCTTCCTGGAGGCGGCCGCCGAACGCGCCGGAACCCTGGCGATGGAGCCGTTGTTCGCGGCCGCGCGCAACGTCGTCTATCGCGGTGCACGCGGGCCCGTCGCCATCCGCAACGGCCGCGCCGAAATGCCGATGTATCTCGCCGAGGCCGACGGTCTCGATTTCAAGCTGGTCAAGGCGATCTGA
- a CDS encoding peptidylprolyl isomerase has protein sequence MTTSLPETKTGLRLGLATLAATGCLVALLAAGLPARAADSDPVLAKVNGSEIRASDVALAEEELGPSLQQMDPATRKDNVLSFLIDMKIVAKAAEDKKVENSDEFKKRLAFARNRLLMDSLLATEGKAATTDEAMKKVYDEAAKQISGEQEVHARHILVETEDEAKAIKAELDKGADFAELAKKKSKDPGASDGGDLGFFTKEQMVPEFSAVAFSLEPGKISDPVKSQFGWHIIKVEEKRNRKAPDFNQVKGQIETYVTRKAQADYVAKLRETAKVERTEAAKPDDAAKPADAAKDAPKPADNKMAPAKK, from the coding sequence ATGACCACCTCGCTCCCGGAAACGAAAACTGGCCTGCGCCTCGGCCTGGCCACCCTGGCCGCGACGGGCTGTCTTGTCGCACTCCTGGCCGCCGGCCTTCCGGCCCGGGCCGCCGACTCCGACCCGGTGCTCGCGAAGGTGAACGGTTCCGAGATTCGCGCCAGCGACGTCGCGCTCGCCGAGGAGGAACTGGGCCCGAGCCTGCAGCAGATGGACCCCGCGACCCGCAAGGACAACGTGCTGTCCTTCCTGATCGACATGAAGATCGTGGCCAAGGCCGCCGAGGACAAGAAGGTCGAGAACAGCGACGAGTTCAAGAAGCGCCTCGCCTTCGCCCGCAACCGCCTGCTGATGGACAGCCTGCTCGCCACCGAGGGCAAGGCCGCGACCACCGACGAGGCCATGAAGAAGGTCTATGACGAGGCCGCCAAGCAGATCTCCGGCGAGCAGGAAGTGCACGCCCGCCACATCCTGGTCGAGACCGAGGACGAGGCCAAGGCGATCAAGGCCGAGCTCGACAAGGGCGCGGACTTCGCCGAACTCGCCAAGAAGAAGTCCAAGGACCCCGGCGCCTCCGACGGCGGCGACCTCGGTTTCTTCACCAAGGAGCAGATGGTGCCGGAATTCTCCGCGGTCGCCTTCTCGCTCGAGCCGGGCAAGATCTCCGATCCGGTGAAGTCGCAGTTCGGCTGGCACATCATCAAGGTCGAGGAGAAGCGGAACCGCAAGGCGCCCGACTTCAACCAGGTGAAGGGCCAGATCGAGACCTACGTGACCCGCAAGGCCCAGGCCGACTATGTCGCCAAGCTGCGCGAGACCGCCAAGGTCGAGCGCACGGAAGCCGCCAAGCCCGACGACGCCGCGAAGCCGGCGGACGCCGCCAAGGATGCGCCGAAGCCCGCCGACAACAAGATGGCGCCGGCGAAGAAGTAA
- the secA gene encoding preprotein translocase subunit SecA gives MIGALARKFFGSANDRRVKGYQARVNAINALEPELVKLTDEQLKARTAEFKQQLANGKTLDDILVPAFATVREAAKRTLGQRHFDVQLIGGMVLHEGDIAEMKTGEGKTLVATLAVYLNALAGKGVHVVTVNDYLARRDSGWMGQIYSFLGLTTGVIVHGLDDAERKAAYGCDITYGTNNEYGFDYLRDNMKYRLDDMVQRGHYYAIVDEVDSILIDEARTPLIISGPLDDRSEFYNTIDSFFPKLDKSDYEVDEKQRTVTLTEGGMEKIETLLRDAGQLKGDSLYDVENVSVVHHINQALRAHTLFTRDKDYIVRDGEVVIIDEFTGRMMPGRRYSEGLHQALEAKEHQPVQPENQTLASITFQNYFRMYEKLSGMTGTAATEADELFDIYKLEVVEIPTNLPVARLDEDDEVYRTQGEKYAAILAEIERANKRLQPVLVGTASIEKSEVLAEYLKKHGYKQIDFTSQSGMEKLYVAARAGKPAKLFAVLNARFHEQEAYIVAEAGVPGAITIATNMAGRGTDIKLGGSLEMRIQQETAGITDEAEKATRIEQIKADIERFREIVLKAEEDVEVEPAKGSKPAKTVKKPGGLYIIGSERHESRRIDNQLRGRSGRQGDPGRSKFFLSLEDDLMRIFGSDRLDSMLQRLGLQEGEAIIHPWINKALEKAQQKVEARNFDIRKNLLKFDNVQNDQRKVIFDQRVELMREDSVAETVADMRHAFVEDVVAKHIPEHAYAEQWDTAGLKDELKRVLDVDLPVDEWAKEEGIADEELLARIEKHVDEHMAAKVAQWGPDVMRYVEKTILLQTLDHLWREHLIMLDHLRQVIGLRGYGQRDPLQEYKTEAFNLFQEMSAHLREAVTAQLMRVEIVPPEEPPQPLPAMEVHKLDPNTGEDEMAFAQANFAQANFAQASLVPKTPAADRDPNNPASWGKVGRNEDCPCGSGKKFKHCHGRYA, from the coding sequence ATGATCGGCGCGCTCGCCCGCAAGTTTTTCGGCTCCGCCAACGACCGTCGGGTCAAGGGATATCAAGCCCGCGTCAACGCCATCAACGCTTTGGAGCCCGAGCTCGTCAAACTCACCGACGAGCAGCTGAAGGCCCGCACCGCCGAATTCAAGCAGCAACTCGCCAACGGCAAGACGCTGGACGACATCCTGGTTCCGGCGTTCGCGACCGTGCGCGAGGCGGCCAAGCGGACGCTCGGCCAGCGCCATTTCGACGTCCAGCTGATCGGCGGCATGGTACTGCACGAGGGCGACATCGCCGAGATGAAGACCGGTGAAGGCAAGACGCTGGTCGCAACCCTTGCGGTCTACCTCAACGCGCTCGCCGGCAAGGGCGTCCACGTCGTCACCGTCAACGACTACCTCGCCCGCCGCGACTCCGGCTGGATGGGCCAGATCTATTCGTTCCTCGGGCTGACCACTGGTGTGATCGTGCACGGCCTCGACGACGCCGAGCGCAAGGCGGCCTACGGCTGCGACATCACCTACGGCACCAACAACGAATACGGCTTCGACTATCTGCGCGACAACATGAAGTACCGCCTGGACGATATGGTCCAGCGCGGGCACTATTACGCGATCGTCGACGAAGTGGACTCGATCCTGATCGACGAGGCGCGCACGCCGCTGATCATCTCCGGCCCGCTCGACGACCGCTCCGAGTTCTACAACACCATCGATTCCTTCTTCCCCAAGCTCGACAAGTCCGACTACGAGGTTGACGAGAAGCAGCGCACCGTGACGCTGACCGAAGGCGGCATGGAGAAGATCGAGACCCTGCTGCGCGACGCCGGCCAGCTCAAGGGCGACTCGCTCTACGACGTCGAGAACGTCTCCGTCGTGCACCACATCAACCAGGCGCTGCGTGCGCATACGCTGTTCACGCGCGACAAGGATTACATCGTCCGCGACGGCGAGGTCGTGATCATCGACGAGTTCACCGGCCGCATGATGCCGGGCCGCCGCTACTCCGAAGGCCTGCACCAGGCGCTGGAGGCGAAGGAGCACCAGCCGGTGCAGCCGGAGAACCAGACGCTCGCCTCGATCACCTTCCAGAACTATTTCCGGATGTACGAGAAGCTGTCGGGCATGACCGGCACGGCCGCGACCGAGGCCGACGAATTGTTCGACATCTACAAGCTCGAGGTGGTGGAGATCCCGACCAACCTGCCGGTCGCGCGCCTCGACGAGGACGACGAGGTCTACCGCACGCAGGGGGAAAAATATGCCGCGATCCTCGCCGAGATCGAACGCGCCAACAAGCGGCTGCAGCCGGTGCTGGTCGGCACGGCGTCGATCGAAAAGTCGGAAGTGCTCGCCGAGTACCTGAAGAAGCACGGCTACAAGCAGATCGACTTCACCTCCCAATCCGGCATGGAGAAGCTCTATGTCGCCGCGCGCGCCGGCAAGCCGGCCAAGCTGTTCGCGGTGCTGAACGCGCGCTTCCACGAGCAGGAAGCCTATATCGTGGCGGAAGCCGGCGTGCCGGGCGCGATCACGATCGCGACCAACATGGCCGGCCGCGGCACCGACATCAAGCTCGGCGGCTCGCTCGAGATGCGGATCCAGCAGGAGACCGCCGGGATCACCGACGAGGCCGAGAAGGCCACCAGGATCGAGCAGATCAAGGCCGATATCGAGCGCTTCCGCGAGATCGTGCTGAAGGCGGAGGAAGACGTCGAGGTCGAGCCCGCCAAGGGTTCCAAGCCGGCCAAGACCGTGAAGAAGCCGGGCGGCCTCTACATCATCGGCTCCGAACGTCACGAATCCCGCCGCATCGACAACCAGCTGCGCGGCCGCTCCGGCCGTCAAGGCGACCCCGGCCGCTCGAAATTCTTCCTGTCGCTGGAAGACGATCTGATGCGCATCTTCGGCTCCGACCGGCTCGACAGCATGTTGCAGCGGCTCGGACTGCAGGAAGGCGAGGCCATCATCCATCCCTGGATCAACAAGGCACTCGAGAAGGCGCAGCAGAAGGTCGAGGCGCGCAACTTCGACATCCGCAAGAACCTGCTCAAGTTCGACAACGTCCAGAACGACCAGCGCAAGGTGATCTTCGATCAGCGCGTCGAACTGATGAGGGAGGACAGCGTCGCCGAGACTGTGGCCGACATGCGCCATGCCTTCGTTGAGGACGTCGTCGCCAAGCACATCCCCGAGCATGCCTATGCCGAGCAGTGGGACACCGCCGGGCTGAAGGACGAGCTCAAGCGCGTGCTCGATGTCGATCTGCCGGTCGACGAATGGGCCAAGGAAGAGGGCATCGCCGACGAGGAGCTGCTCGCGCGCATCGAGAAGCATGTCGACGAGCACATGGCGGCCAAGGTCGCGCAGTGGGGCCCCGACGTGATGCGTTACGTCGAGAAGACCATCCTGTTGCAGACGCTGGACCATCTCTGGCGCGAGCATCTGATTATGCTCGATCATTTGCGTCAGGTGATCGGCCTGCGCGGCTACGGCCAGCGCGACCCGTTGCAGGAATACAAGACCGAGGCGTTCAACCTCTTCCAGGAGATGAGTGCGCATTTGCGCGAGGCGGTCACCGCGCAGTTGATGCGGGTCGAGATCGTGCCGCCGGAAGAGCCGCCGCAGCCGCTGCCGGCCATGGAAGTGCACAAGCTCGATCCGAACACCGGCGAGGACGAGATGGCGTTTGCGCAGGCCAATTTCGCCCAAGCCAATTTCGCCCAGGCCTCGCTGGTGCCGAAGACCCCGGCCGCCGACCGCGATCCGAACAACCCGGCAAGCTGGGGCAAGGTCGGCCGCAACGAGGACTGCCCCTGCGGCAGCGGCAAGAAGTTCAAGCACTGCCACGGCCGGTACGCGTAA
- the argJ gene encoding bifunctional glutamate N-acetyltransferase/amino-acid acetyltransferase ArgJ: MSTAVSPLAPTDVPDMPVIPGVKLATAAAGIRYKGRTDVLLALLDEGTTVAGVFTKSKCPSAPVEWCRAKLKGGKARAVVVNSGNANAFTGKTGKQSTALTAQIAAKAVGCSTGEVFLASTGVIGEPLDATKFDGVLAKLAETATPDHWMDAAKAIMTTDTFPKVATATVKLGKAKVTINGMAKGAGMIMPDMATMLSFIFTDAPLSAAVLQALLKTGVEDTFNAVTIDGDTSTSDTLLAFATGAAAADGAPKITRASDPRLKAFTKAFHGVLANLSEQVARDGEGARKLVEVMVEGATTKPSARKIAMSIANSPLVKTAIAGEDANWGRVVMAVGKAGEPANRDKLSISFNGIRVAKSGARDPSYNESEVSEAMKAPKIQIKVALGLGKGRDRVLTCDLTKEYVAINGDYRS, from the coding sequence ATGTCCACCGCCGTCTCTCCCCTCGCCCCGACTGATGTTCCCGACATGCCCGTGATCCCAGGCGTGAAGCTTGCGACCGCGGCCGCCGGCATCCGCTACAAGGGGCGCACCGACGTGCTGCTGGCGCTGCTCGACGAGGGCACCACGGTGGCGGGCGTGTTCACCAAGTCGAAATGCCCGTCGGCGCCGGTCGAATGGTGCCGCGCCAAGCTGAAGGGCGGCAAGGCGCGCGCCGTCGTGGTCAATTCCGGCAATGCCAACGCCTTCACCGGCAAGACCGGCAAACAGTCCACCGCGCTGACCGCGCAGATCGCGGCGAAGGCGGTCGGTTGCTCGACCGGCGAAGTGTTCCTGGCCTCCACCGGCGTGATCGGCGAGCCGCTCGACGCGACCAAGTTCGACGGCGTGCTGGCCAAGCTCGCCGAGACCGCCACGCCGGATCACTGGATGGACGCGGCAAAGGCGATCATGACCACCGACACCTTCCCGAAGGTCGCCACCGCGACCGTGAAGCTCGGCAAGGCCAAGGTGACGATCAACGGCATGGCCAAGGGCGCCGGCATGATCATGCCCGACATGGCAACCATGCTGTCGTTCATCTTCACCGACGCGCCGCTGTCGGCCGCCGTGCTGCAAGCGCTGCTCAAGACCGGCGTCGAGGACACCTTCAATGCCGTCACCATCGACGGCGACACCTCGACCTCTGACACGCTGCTCGCCTTCGCGACCGGCGCCGCGGCAGCCGACGGCGCGCCGAAGATCACCCGCGCCAGCGACCCGCGCCTGAAGGCGTTCACCAAGGCGTTCCACGGCGTGCTCGCCAACCTGTCAGAACAGGTGGCGCGCGACGGCGAAGGCGCCCGCAAGCTGGTGGAGGTCATGGTGGAGGGCGCGACAACGAAGCCGTCGGCTCGCAAGATAGCCATGTCGATCGCCAACTCGCCGCTGGTGAAGACCGCGATTGCCGGCGAGGACGCCAATTGGGGCCGCGTGGTGATGGCGGTCGGCAAGGCCGGCGAACCCGCCAACCGCGACAAGCTGTCGATCTCCTTCAACGGCATCCGCGTCGCCAAGAGCGGCGCGCGCGATCCGTCCTACAACGAGAGCGAAGTGTCGGAGGCGATGAAGGCGCCGAAGATCCAGATCAAGGTCGCGCTCGGCCTCGGCAAGGGCCGCGACCGCGTGCTGACCTGCGATCTCACCAAGGAATATGTCGCGATCAACGGCGACTATCGGTCGTAA
- a CDS encoding VOC family protein: MTSITPFLWLDNNVREAVAFYKSVFPNARIETLNDFMASFELEGQRFHALNGGPKFKFNEAVSFFISVETQEQVDYFWTRLTADGGQESNCGWLKDRFGLSWQVVPTALGRYLGDPDRKAADRAMQAMMKMKKIIIADLDKAFAG; encoded by the coding sequence ATGACTTCGATCACGCCGTTCCTCTGGCTCGACAACAACGTCCGCGAGGCCGTCGCCTTCTACAAATCGGTGTTCCCCAACGCCAGGATCGAGACCCTCAACGACTTCATGGCGAGCTTCGAGCTCGAGGGGCAGCGCTTCCACGCGCTGAACGGCGGCCCGAAATTCAAGTTCAACGAGGCGGTGTCGTTCTTCATCAGCGTCGAGACGCAGGAGCAGGTGGACTACTTCTGGACCAGGCTCACCGCCGACGGCGGCCAGGAATCCAACTGCGGATGGCTGAAGGACAGATTCGGCCTGTCCTGGCAGGTCGTGCCCACCGCGCTCGGCCGCTACCTCGGCGACCCCGACCGCAAGGCGGCCGACCGCGCCATGCAGGCCATGATGAAGATGAAGAAGATCATCATCGCCGATCTCGACAAGGCTTTTGCGGGCTGA
- a CDS encoding sulfite exporter TauE/SafE family protein, translating to MIGLSELLQQGSAHAWLFVPSAILLGALHGMEPGHSKTMMAAFIIAIRGTVLQAALLGLSAAISHTAIVWAVALGGLYFGRQWNGEQSEAYFQVASAVVIIGIAAWMAWRTWREQNGDDDHHHHHDETQRIELGDAVLTLAIFEDGVPPRWRIEAEQGALPSPEAVIVETQRPDGTTQSFAFAAKQGFLESLDEIPEPHAFRMRLSLCGRGKVFEAAFEEHDHSHMNLGDEDDAHAREHAADIRKRFAGRTVTTWQIVLFGLTGGLIPCPAAITVLLLCIQLKQLSLGFTLVLCFGIGLAITMVSAGVLAALSMRHIERRWSGFSWFAHHAPYASAVLIMFVGLYTGWLGWSAI from the coding sequence ATGATCGGCCTTTCCGAACTCCTGCAGCAGGGCTCGGCCCATGCCTGGCTGTTCGTGCCGAGCGCGATTCTGCTCGGTGCGTTGCACGGCATGGAGCCGGGCCACTCCAAGACGATGATGGCGGCGTTCATCATCGCGATCCGCGGTACCGTGCTGCAGGCCGCCCTGCTCGGCCTGTCGGCCGCGATCTCGCACACCGCGATCGTGTGGGCGGTGGCGCTCGGCGGCCTGTATTTCGGGCGGCAATGGAACGGCGAGCAGAGCGAGGCCTACTTCCAGGTCGCATCAGCCGTCGTGATCATCGGCATCGCCGCCTGGATGGCCTGGCGGACCTGGCGCGAGCAGAATGGCGATGACGACCACCATCATCACCATGATGAAACGCAACGCATCGAGCTCGGCGATGCCGTGCTGACGCTCGCGATCTTCGAGGACGGCGTACCGCCGCGCTGGCGAATTGAAGCCGAACAGGGCGCGTTGCCATCGCCCGAAGCGGTCATTGTCGAGACGCAACGGCCCGACGGAACGACGCAGTCGTTCGCGTTCGCGGCCAAGCAAGGCTTCCTGGAAAGCCTCGACGAGATTCCCGAACCCCACGCGTTTCGGATGCGGTTGTCGCTGTGCGGACGCGGCAAGGTGTTCGAGGCCGCCTTCGAGGAGCACGACCATTCGCACATGAACCTGGGCGACGAGGACGACGCGCACGCCCGCGAGCATGCGGCCGACATCCGCAAGCGCTTTGCCGGGCGAACCGTGACGACGTGGCAGATCGTGCTGTTCGGCCTGACCGGCGGCCTGATCCCGTGCCCGGCGGCGATCACGGTGCTGTTGCTCTGCATCCAGCTCAAGCAGCTCAGCCTCGGCTTCACGCTGGTGCTGTGCTTCGGGATCGGCCTTGCGATCACCATGGTCTCGGCCGGCGTGCTTGCCGCACTGAGCATGCGCCACATCGAGCGGCGCTGGTCCGGCTTCAGCTGGTTCGCGCACCACGCGCCTTACGCATCGGCGGTGCTGATCATGTTCGTCGGACTCTACACCGGATGGCTGGGCTGGAGCGCGATCTAG
- a CDS encoding substrate-binding domain-containing protein, protein MHATVNFQARSGLAVPPSLLLRNLSAPPADRPMSPSDRAVFRQRGADRRLRVGAFICCTGSPGVWGPAATCSAQLAVAEINKRGGILGREIELSIYDAGGTLDEVIDRAEQAIAFDGIDLMMGLHTSAVRVALRKVTRNRVPYVYTPLYEGGERTPGVMAIGETPRWQMRPAIHWLAEAKKASRWYLIGSDYVWPWQSHRAVKAYIAESGGHVVGEEFVPVGEDNHAPHLARIRAARPDVVLISLIGTDSITFNRAFAECGLGATTLRLAGAMDETVLLGIGADNSEGLFCASGYFPSVGSHANDDFMDRYRAMFGPYAPPIGSVGQSNYEGLRFLEAVANRAGSLSMAPLFAASRNIVYGGARGPVIIRDGRAEMPMYLAEADGLDFKVIRTV, encoded by the coding sequence GTGCACGCGACGGTCAATTTCCAGGCGCGCAGCGGTCTTGCCGTTCCGCCGTCCCTGCTGCTGCGGAACCTGTCGGCGCCGCCGGCCGATCGGCCGATGTCGCCGAGCGATCGCGCCGTGTTCCGGCAGCGCGGGGCGGACAGGCGGCTTCGCGTCGGCGCCTTCATCTGCTGCACCGGCTCGCCCGGCGTCTGGGGACCGGCTGCCACCTGCAGCGCGCAGCTAGCGGTCGCCGAGATCAACAAGCGCGGCGGCATCCTCGGCCGCGAGATCGAGCTGTCGATCTATGACGCCGGCGGAACGCTGGACGAGGTGATCGACCGCGCCGAGCAGGCGATCGCCTTCGACGGCATCGACCTCATGATGGGGCTGCACACCAGCGCGGTCCGGGTCGCGCTGCGCAAGGTGACGCGCAACCGCGTGCCCTATGTCTACACGCCGCTCTATGAAGGCGGCGAGCGGACGCCGGGCGTGATGGCGATCGGCGAGACGCCGCGCTGGCAGATGCGGCCGGCGATCCACTGGCTCGCCGAGGCCAAGAAGGCGTCGCGCTGGTATCTGATCGGCAGCGATTATGTCTGGCCCTGGCAGTCGCATCGCGCGGTGAAGGCCTATATCGCCGAATCCGGCGGCCATGTGGTCGGCGAGGAGTTTGTTCCGGTCGGTGAGGACAACCATGCGCCGCATCTGGCGCGAATCCGCGCGGCGCGGCCCGACGTCGTGCTGATCTCGCTGATCGGAACCGACAGCATCACCTTCAACCGCGCCTTCGCCGAATGCGGCCTCGGCGCCACCACGCTGCGCCTGGCCGGCGCAATGGACGAGACCGTGCTGCTCGGCATCGGCGCCGACAATTCCGAGGGCCTGTTCTGCGCTTCCGGCTATTTTCCGTCGGTCGGCTCGCACGCCAATGACGACTTCATGGATCGCTACCGCGCGATGTTCGGTCCCTACGCGCCGCCGATCGGCTCGGTCGGCCAGTCAAATTATGAAGGGCTGCGCTTCCTCGAGGCCGTGGCCAACCGCGCCGGCTCGCTGTCCATGGCGCCGTTGTTCGCGGCCTCGCGCAACATTGTCTATGGCGGCGCGCGCGGACCGGTTATCATCCGTGATGGCCGTGCCGAAATGCCGATGTATCTTGCCGAGGCCGACGGTCTCGACTTCAAGGTGATCCGGACGGTCTGA
- a CDS encoding metal/formaldehyde-sensitive transcriptional repressor, giving the protein MTHTIKHKSKLIGRIRRIKGQIEAVERALESELGCADVLMLVASVRGAVNGLTAELLEEHIRHHVVDPAHEKDSAKAQGAADLIDVVRTYLK; this is encoded by the coding sequence ATGACGCACACCATCAAGCACAAGTCGAAGCTGATCGGCCGGATCAGGCGTATCAAGGGGCAGATCGAGGCGGTCGAGCGCGCGCTCGAATCCGAACTCGGCTGCGCCGACGTGCTGATGCTCGTCGCCTCGGTCCGTGGTGCGGTGAACGGCCTGACGGCCGAGCTGCTCGAGGAGCACATTCGCCATCACGTCGTTGATCCTGCGCACGAGAAGGATTCCGCGAAGGCGCAAGGCGCGGCTGACCTGATCGACGTGGTCCGCACCTATCTGAAGTGA
- a CDS encoding MarR family transcriptional regulator — MAKPPKENSPITEHLAYLLAQANREINRQLETRLSKEGVPVEQWRILKVLSDGNGHSMGELAEAVLLNHPTLTKMIDRMVSDALVYRVQDPKDRRKVLMFVSDRGKALSRRLNSLAMSQEEHIVESYGGKSTNELKRLLENLIGSAN, encoded by the coding sequence GTGGCCAAACCGCCGAAAGAAAATTCCCCGATCACCGAACATCTCGCCTACCTGCTCGCGCAAGCGAACAGGGAGATCAACCGGCAGTTGGAGACGCGCCTGAGCAAGGAAGGCGTGCCGGTCGAGCAGTGGCGCATCCTGAAGGTTCTGTCCGACGGCAACGGGCACTCGATGGGCGAGCTTGCCGAGGCGGTGCTGCTGAACCATCCGACCCTGACCAAGATGATCGACCGCATGGTGTCGGATGCCCTGGTCTACCGCGTCCAGGATCCCAAGGATCGCCGCAAGGTGCTGATGTTCGTCTCCGATCGCGGCAAGGCGCTGAGCCGCCGGCTGAACTCGCTGGCCATGAGCCAGGAGGAGCACATCGTCGAGAGCTACGGCGGCAAGTCGACCAACGAGCTCAAGCGTCTGCTGGAAAACCTGATCGGCAGCGCCAACTGA